In one Pirellulales bacterium genomic region, the following are encoded:
- a CDS encoding hemolysin family protein encodes MIAGSMIVWAVASLLVASIAATAGHVLRDLSRDELEDACRRRRADDLVREILAGQRQVALGAECLQVLATAVLLAATAEFLMSLPAVKEWSVLSQFGLIAAVGGLAVLMANVWIPAALVRLFGPSFITATWAVWRAVSRLLAPLVIAAQRFELLGQMAAGQTPAALGEPSSDGESRGMLGESSREGSLEDDAREMIEGVIQLGDAEVAQVMTPRTYMLSMRVSLSLDEVVKFVITSGHTRIPVYDKNRDDIIGILHMKDLLPELMKAPAERTPNVSSLLRPALFVPETKRLDELLQEFQQNRNHMAVVLDEFGGVSGLVTIEDVLEEIVGEIVDEYDEDLVEGIKSIDDNTAEVQARVRIDEVNERLGTHLPEDGDFDTIGGFVFSHLGHIPTVNESMTVDDVRLTVIDVTRRRIERVRLEVLNPSRA; translated from the coding sequence TTGATCGCGGGCAGCATGATTGTGTGGGCCGTCGCCAGCTTGCTGGTCGCCTCGATCGCGGCTACCGCCGGCCACGTCTTGCGCGATTTATCGCGCGACGAGCTTGAAGATGCGTGTCGGCGCCGCCGCGCGGACGATCTCGTACGCGAAATCCTGGCCGGCCAGCGACAAGTGGCGCTCGGCGCGGAATGCTTGCAGGTGCTGGCCACCGCTGTGTTGCTGGCCGCGACGGCCGAATTTTTGATGTCGCTCCCGGCCGTGAAGGAGTGGAGCGTCTTATCGCAATTCGGCCTGATCGCGGCCGTGGGCGGGTTGGCCGTGTTGATGGCGAATGTGTGGATTCCGGCCGCGCTGGTCCGACTGTTCGGTCCCTCGTTCATCACCGCGACCTGGGCCGTGTGGCGTGCGGTAAGCCGACTGTTGGCGCCGCTGGTGATCGCCGCGCAACGATTCGAGCTCTTGGGGCAAATGGCTGCCGGCCAGACCCCAGCGGCGCTTGGCGAACCCTCGTCGGACGGCGAGTCGCGCGGCATGCTGGGTGAGTCAAGTCGCGAAGGATCACTCGAGGACGATGCGCGCGAGATGATCGAAGGCGTGATTCAACTCGGCGATGCCGAGGTCGCGCAGGTTATGACGCCGCGCACATATATGCTGTCGATGCGCGTCAGCTTGTCGCTCGACGAGGTCGTAAAATTCGTCATCACCTCAGGACACACGCGAATTCCGGTGTACGACAAGAACCGGGACGACATCATCGGCATCCTGCACATGAAGGACCTGCTGCCGGAACTGATGAAGGCGCCGGCCGAGCGAACCCCGAATGTCAGCAGCTTATTACGTCCGGCCTTGTTCGTCCCCGAGACAAAACGCCTCGACGAGCTGTTGCAAGAGTTCCAGCAGAACCGCAACCATATGGCCGTGGTGCTGGACGAGTTTGGCGGCGTGTCGGGCCTGGTCACGATCGAGGACGTGCTCGAGGAAATCGTGGGCGAGATCGTCGACGAATATGACGAGGACCTGGTCGAAGGCATCAAAAGCATCGACGACAACACGGCCGAAGTGCAGGCCCGCGTTCGCATCGACGAAGTCAACGAGCGGCTGGGGACGCACCTGCCCGAGGACGGCGATTTCGACACCATAGGTGGCTTCGTCTTCAGCCATCTGGGACATATTCCGACGGTGAACGAATCGATGACTGTCGACGATGTTCGCCTGACCGTGATTGACGTCACCCGGCGGCGTATCGAGCGCGTGCGCCTCGAGGTCTTGAATCCCTCGCGCGCGTGA
- the ybeY gene encoding rRNA maturation RNase YbeY encodes MIQIDINNEQHRMAVDEPRLRAALSAILADAGFARATISVAIVDDPAIHDLNRRFLQHDYPTDVLSFVLEESSAGLDGEIVVSADTATASAPRYGWRPDDELLLYVIHGGLHLVGYDDKSPADAGLMREAETRYLARFDLSVGTMAQGQLVGKGNQS; translated from the coding sequence CATGGCGGTCGACGAGCCGCGTCTGCGCGCGGCCCTGTCCGCGATTCTAGCCGACGCCGGCTTTGCACGTGCCACGATCAGCGTGGCGATCGTGGACGACCCGGCGATTCACGATTTGAACCGCCGCTTTCTGCAGCATGACTATCCCACGGATGTGTTGAGCTTCGTGCTCGAAGAGTCGTCCGCGGGGCTCGACGGCGAAATCGTCGTCAGCGCCGATACGGCCACGGCCAGCGCCCCGCGATACGGCTGGCGGCCCGACGACGAACTCTTGCTGTATGTCATTCATGGCGGGCTGCATCTGGTTGGATACGACGACAAGTCGCCCGCCGACGCCGGCCTCATGCGCGAAGCCGAGACACGATACCTAGCCCGGTTCGACCTGAGCGTAGGCACCATGGCACAAGGACAATTGGTCGGGAAAGGAAACCAGTCTTGA